The Acanthopagrus latus isolate v.2019 chromosome 11, fAcaLat1.1, whole genome shotgun sequence genome segment gttttcctgAGTTTTATCAGTCGTTGTTGATATCACTGGAGAGGATTCCAGACTTTAGTGTTGCATTTGGGCAACATCAGTATTGTCatgttcaaaacacacacacacacacacacacacatccgcaCAGTGCAGCCACCTCCCACATCCACACTGACAGATGCTGATGAGGCTGACGTAAACTACATTATTGTGGAAACCCGACACCTCCGTCAGGGCTTTTTCACCTTAGCCACAAACAACTTGTGGGTTATTATTTGGAGAATGGCTCCAGACGATGGACCATTATtgactgcttcctgttttttcccTCAGTTTTCATTAGTCAGATCCATTAGCATATTTTATCATTAGATGCTTTGAATCCAAAGTtcatctcatttctttttttctcttttaatcatAACGTCCGCAAATTTGGACAGCTTGTGACGCAggaagtaaaaagaaaacaatccaaaatcctttttttttttttttaatctttctgtTGCCAAGCTTCAGCAGCTTCAAGTGCTGAGGGAACACAATGTGCATTAAATGGAAGCAACAGTCTGGATAAAGATAAACACGAGCGCATGGGTGGAGGTGTTGTAAAGTGCAAGGTGCTATGTTAGGGGACAACTGCTCCGACAGTCCGACCGTCAACTTCTGTCTGACACCACCGTCAGAAATCAGGTGAGCTCTATTTTATCATCACTCCACTCTTACAGGACCAAAGCAGGTGGAGGGTGTtgtcactgtgtttattgttcAGTCCTCATATATTTGGGTTGAAACAAACctgatgatgtttttggtttgaATCCACTGTCTGCCTCTACGTCAGTCAGATgagagtgattttgttttttgcactaCAATCAGCATTTATACATGTTTGTTATTGTTCAGTTCAGTGggatcttatttttttgttactcATTATTTGCCACTTCTGTGGAGAATTAACATCTCAGCAGGGCAGAACAATTTCTGGAAGATTTTGTATTCTTTGCTTTTCCTGAATGACTATTTAAGTTCACTAATTTACTTTCAATTTAACTTCAActacctgtttgtgtgtcatctATATAATATTAAACAGCATGTGATTTTACCAAGTCAGTTATCTTGTTCCTGGATTTATATAATCAGACAAtcaacagttgtttttgtgccatttGATAGACTTGTAGTGTTATAATTGACATTAATcaacaatattaaaatcaaatcacaacATTCAAGAGTGATATAGAGATGCTGAATTGACAGAACGTATGAAGTGAAAGCCtagaattttttttccctcgatCCCCATGTTAGGAGTCACTGGTTCAGAAGAGCGCTTGTATTTCCGATTAAGTTTAATTCTTCAATCCCAGTGTTGACATTTCCCGCCAGTGACCATCTTATCACCTGTGTAGGTTTCAAAGAGCTAAAAGCTGTTGCTAAGCTGCAGCTGAGCGCTCTGCGGCCTCTGAAACAACCAGCGAGCAGACGGCGTACATGTACAGGATAAGCTAATATTGACTCAGGCACCCCATCAGGTGCTCCATCATTCATGGCCTTATTACTTTTATAGaccaagtctgtgtgtgtgtgtgtgtgtgtagtgtagtgtagtgtagcgTGCCTCGGTCAATATTTAGTCCCGTCATGTTGACTGCTCCTGTTTTAGTAGCCAGCTGCCGACAGCTTCCTCATGTTTTGGTTGCCTGGTTCCTCTCGCTCGTGTTGAACTCACACACCTGACTTCTGTGACCTCATCAAGAGCGCTAACCTAAAGATAAAACGTGTTATTAATGTTAGTGTTCTTTAGCTGGTTGCCTGAGTTTGATCTGCAGGTGCTGCTAAACTCATTTCTCATTAACACTGCATTTCAGGGctgcagaatgaaaacacaacacatgagcATTCAAAATAGGAATGCTACATGAAATCAGTTTAGtaatcttatatatatatatatatatatatataagattaCTAACAATTTTCACTGATATCAACGAGTTAGCATGaagtaaatcaaacaaatcGAAAAAAACAATAGTGTTATTAATTGATTGATAGCTTGTTCACGTCTTCTCAAGCGCTTTAAATTGTTCATACCTGACTGGATTGGTGCTGGTTCGGTTCCTGCTCTCTCAGTCTCAGCTTTTCCAGTATTTCTGTCCATTTCCGgcttggggggggggcgagCGAAGTGCGCATGTGCAACATATAATGCGGTGCTGCGGCCGCGACCGGAAATACGTCACCTCCCAGTAACTTTACACAACGTAGAACATTTTTAATCTACGTTTTTGTTGGTGATAATACATGTTACTCACGAACTGTCTAATACTATGGttgctcatttaaaaatataaagtctTCTCCGTTTACAtgattcttcttcatgtgtgacGATGAACAGATAACTACCGGAGCACGAGCGTGCGCAACTAGAGAGACTTCCGCCGACCGAGTtggctaacttccggtttagcgTCCGGCAAGCTTAAATTGcgataaaataatttaatccgCTCTTCtggactttccaaatgttattggtcCGAATGGCTAAAGTTGTGACAGTAAAACGAGTCATTTCGCGGAGTTTTGAATTGTTTAACCACtattttacagctgcttctttcacaatgttagcttgtGGGGAAAACGTATTTCGGGGGCGCAGTGAATCATGGGACATGTAGTTAAATACAGTGTATTTTCTCAGTTTATTGAGCTGCAAGTAATGAAACTAAATTGTATAGACTTTTACATCATTTAGAAGTTCTTCCTGTGTAGCTCAGCTTagtttcatttagattttttaaagaaaggaaagagcaaattatttaaaaacatggtGATACATGAGTTAAATTGCCAGGAGAGGCTGTTTTTCATGTGTAGTCCTCTGTAGGCCAATGTGTTAAAAGGGATTCTTAAGATACAACAAGCAATAATTAGATAAATAACTGCTGTATATTTGTAATAATTACAGCTATCAGGAATAGGTGGtggagtaaaaaagtacaatatttgtctAGAtgtagtagaagtataaagtgtCTGTGCGACGGAGGCAGAGTGCAGATACCCCAGACTTGTTTTGGTCCTTCTCTGTAGTTTTGCCAAGGTCACGGCTTTGATTGGATGCTGCGAGGAGAAATAAGAggcgtgtttgttttgtttttctgttttacaggCTTATAAACATTGTTGTATGACAACATGACGTCGGTTTCTCCCTGTGCTCTCAGTCACGGTGCTGTCTGACCTTGACGACGTCAGCTTTTATGAGACAGCGTGGTTTCCATGAGTGCAGGAGGTCTTAAACTGTAGAGCAACGACAGTTATGTGTTTAAGACAGAGTGTCCACATAGcgtttcacctgtgtgtgtgtgtgtgtgtgtgtgtgactttccATTAGACACAAAGATAACTCTCTTTAGACAGATATAACACTCAAAGACGCACATGGAGGCATGCGGTCAGTCAACACACTCATCGCACATAAATCAgaacacacgtgcacacacacacgtgcacatgtTTTTCCACACTAACAGGGAGACACACTGACGTACCGTCACGATGAATTAGTTTCTGTGCAAATACTTTCTAGAACCAATGGCTGCTCTGAATTATCAAAGAATAAATGACTAACGAATCTGAACAAGCTCCTCTGTAATGTagtcacagatgttttttgcaAGATATACAATTACGGTTTGATATGCAAATTATGCTATCTGATTAAATATTTGCTAATTAATATGTATACATTTCCACAGCAGGCATCTGAATCTGAACAAAtggataaatgtgttttctttccacacGTCTAAAAAGGAAGTCGACATGTTCAAACAACCCAAACTCTCAAATGACCaattcacaaagaaaataatactGAGAGTTTATATTATTGGCTCTTTTTATAAGCCTGATATATATCGTGCATCCCTAAGCACAGGCTGACCTTCTTTATTTAAATTTGCTGTACCATGTTGGATTATGAAAACTGTATAAAAACGAGGGTGTTAagtaatgtttttatgtgtttcagtAGTAACTTACTTTGAGAATGTGTGAAGACACATGAAGAACACTGCAGAGGCAGAGATATCCTCAGTCCCTAGTCCACCTGggcctacatttcccataacgCAGCTCAACAGTTACCATAGGGTCACTGGagagctctgtctctctgtgccCACAGAGTAACCTACAACTGTCTACAGCACACAAATAACAGAGCTGAAGACCCCAGAACCTCTCAGAGCTACGCCGACTGATGAAAGAGAGCTGTTAAGTCCTGGTTGTAAATAATTGTGAGGCACGCTGGGTCAGCACAGTGACGACATCTGAACATGTGTCCGGAGTTGTTTCTGCCTCTTTGATGTTTTCTACAGTGTGAAcactgcagaggagagcagagtcTGCAGTGCTGGGCTGTTGGATCAACAGCAAACACCTGCTGTGCTGCATCGCTAAGATGGAAACTGGTACGATTGTCATTACTTCCTTTAACGAGCTGAGCAAAGAATCACTCCACCAAGTCGACCCGGAGTGTTCACACAATAGTTAATAACTAGGAATCCTATATATTAAAGATCCAGCGTGTATACCCACTCTCACTAAAGATCTAAAATACAGcaaattcttttcattttaaatgctaAATCTATTTTGCATGAAGAAACAACCTGTCATTCATCAGAGACTGTGTGAATATCAGAGTTTTCCCTTTCTACAGTGCAGAAAGACATTCTGCATTCATTCAGTGGACACCACTCGTTTTTATTTCTACACAGCTGTCATACAAATGTTGTGGCTTACACGGTTGTCCATGATCCTTTTCCCCTCAGTGtggtgacagaggagcagaatattttgtccTAGTAACCCtgataggctcaatatcttctggagcacgaacacaagcatgtagaccgccattgttgttgttgttgttgttgttgtaatgaGACGTTACGCGGTTCAGTGGTTGAAAGTTCGAGGTCGAGGGGCGGGGTGATGGCGTCATCGATGCGCAAAGTATGCAGATTCACTGTCCACAAGAGAAATGATGCAAGACGTGTGTTTTGTAGCCTGTAACTGACTCTGTGACTGTGACCTGAAGACAATCTTTGTACCCAAGTGATGTAAAGCTTCCatggaaatatgaataaaggcaatatttccctttttctgaTGTTGGGGAAAAATCATGAAATTTCaagttgaaaaaacaacatttaaagtgttttctctgctgttaaacacagttTCAGGTCATTTTTGACCTGAAGACAACAGAGGGGTTAAACTAGTTTGCTCTACAGACCCGTTGGTCCTCTTTACTTAAAACCACCTCATATCATTCACGACTTCATTGTGGTTTTTCTGGCTGATGTCTCCTGAACTGCCAGGACAGCAGAAGTCTGATCCTGTAGACTCAGcagatctttttttaataacagaCTTATTGTATATTTTGCAGGTGGGTCGTCCCCTCTGGCAGCAACGGTGGACTCCAGTTCCCTCATTCCTCACATACGATGTTCCTGTGGGCAGGAAGTAAAGCCACAGATGGCCGAAGTGACCAAAGGTACTGAATGCTGGCTCGCACGGTTCATTTCAGTGTTCAtgcaaaaatgtataaaacaggCGAAAATGTACCTTGTTCACGAGATCCGTGGGAGTTGTAGAAGCAGCTGCACCTAGTTAGTTGTAGCTGTAGCTGATTGTCATTTAAAAGTAGAGATAAAGCAGTTTTCAGGTGAAGTTGACGCACCACAGATAGTTACAGGCTGTGTGTCTTCTGGCATGAAAGCCGTGACAACAGTTGAAATGTCATTTGTACTATTTAATCTGCCAGTtgaaagcagaagaagagtTTGCAGTTGACGTATGGAGGctgaaagaaggagaggagattAAAGGACACACTTCATCATTTTAAGTGTGGCGACAAAAGCAGTTGTGTCGGAGAtagatgaagtgtgtgtgtgtgtgtgtgtatgtggactTTAAATAGTTCAAGTGTCCGTTGGTGTGTGAGAAGTGACAACAGTTCATCTCTCGATTGAAGAGTGAAAACAAGAGACGGTCTTGGCGTGGGGTCACACCTGCCACGACATCTTTCGACACTcgactttctttttgttttggtggtgaGACGAACAGACGGACGTATAATCGCCTGGCAAaataaggacacacacacacacaggagagacaTTACCAAGCTGTGGTCTGAAATAGGAGATACATTTCCAActgttgatttttaattttttttttagatccaTCTACCAGAAGATTCGAGAGTATGAGGTCCTGGACAGGAGGAAGACGGTGACAGCTCTGAgggcaggagaggacagagccATCCTGCTGGGCCTCAGCATGGTCTTCCTGTCCGTCATGATGTACTTCGTCCTGGGAATCACCATCCTGCGCTCCTACTCCGACAGGTAGCAACACTAACTGACAGTTCGGAAAACAGAAATGGTCTTTTTCCTGCTATTACGTCATGCTTGTgttccactgtgtttttctgtacaGTGTCTGGACGGACGAGACGAGCTGCACCATCGTGAACTGCACCATCGTGTGGGATGTGAACTGTTCGTACAGCTGTGGAGCAGAGTGCTGGAAGGGCTCCCGTTACCCGTGTCTGCAGGTCTACGTCAGCCTCAACTCCTCGGGGAAGGTCATTCGACTGTTTCACAACGAGGAGACGCAGGACAGCAACCCTGAGGTACTCCGCAACTGTCGCCTCCAGCAATCTTTGAACGCATCCTCTTACCGAAGCGACTGAACTGTAATATGCAATCTTTGACTCCAGTCAGTGactacactgcaaaaaaaagaaaggaagttgATTTCTAAGACATCAACTGTGTTTAGTGTAGAGTCAGATCAATATATCAGgttgttaataaaataataatagctTGGATTTTGGCCACATATGTGCATATAATCAGCCTGTAAATCACTTTTTGACTGTTACATCAAAAGACctctataaataaatacaaacaatcaTCAGTTCTTGGTGCCAAAATTGGTCTGATAGCCTGAAACAACAGCATTCAAGTGAAAGTTATTATCTGTTTTTTCGACTGCAGGACCAACCAGCTTtatacaaatgaaacaacatctctgttttcttcttttctcttctctccttcagtgCTTCTACATCCCAAAGTGCCATAAGGACTACGCAGCCACACATGCAATAGTTCAGAACATCTCTGAGCGCCTCAGGTCTCAGCACACGGTCCAGTGTTTCGTGGACCCCAAAGACAGAACGGGCAGCGCAATTATGACGCAGATCTACGGCCAGGTCGCCGTCTTCCACTCCCTCTTCTGGCCGAGCTGCACTTTGATCGGAGGAACCATCATCATCGCCATGGTGAAGCTGACCCAGTATCTGTCCATCATGAGCGAGCGACTGAACCGCATTAAGACGTGAACGGTGGGAAAGTCACAGCTTCAGAAGGGAAGTTCCCTCTGAATGGACACGAGGGACACCTGAAGCGTCTTCAGCCGGCTGAGActggaggacaaagaggagggaCAGCGGACATGTTATCCGTCTGTGACAGCTGGAGGACGGTGGAAGGTCTCAGAGactaaaaatctaaaaacagctCTAGAGACAAACGTGTAGTTTTGAGACAGGGTGGAAATCCAGAAGATGAAGATAAACGGATGTGGATTCGACCTGCTGGTGGTTGAAGCTCTGAAACTATCATTTCCATTATTTTGGTTGGCCAGTCAGTAATATTTCAGTgacataaaatgtgacataatgaTTTTAACTACTACTGCTGGACTCAGTCAGGCTGAGCAGTGCGTACTCTTGATTTGAAGTTTTCTATCCAAAGATGTTTTGTTACGTGAACGATTTTACTACCAAATAAACACAACGTGCCTGTAACGTGTTGATACTGATGTTTCAAAGATGGATCTCACAATGATTGGCTGAATGGTCTACATATCATTCAGTGGCTcactgtgttgcattgtgggaagtgTAGGCACCATGTGGTAAAATCAGTCCACTGCTATAACACTGAACACCTAAAACACTGTTGGAGTCATTTTTGACAGTTTGGTCAAATTCGATACAGcggagccttttttttaaacctggtgactacattacccacaatgcaattcagccactgagtgacatcactggaggcaatttatcagattacatgcagcgttctctggagccacaaaagactttatatcactttttcacatattcagTAGAACTCAccaagacatgtaaacacacgtTTTGAGTAAAACTGGTGAAGTAAccctttaatttttaaaatgatatctGTTCTCTGTCTCCAGGCAGATAAAACCTCTGTAATGTCCAGAGAAAGTGGTTGGGATGTGACCTCAGTGTCGTCAGTAGTGGCTACAGACCCGAACGTCCTGAACGTGGTCATGACAATGTGTTCACCTGCACCAGTGTGTTTACTAGCGTGGCTACAATACTCAGATAATCTAATCAATactaaattaattattaatttgacGGCCGTGTAATCTCTCTCAACCGGGGTCATAAAAAAGACAAGATCATGTGAATGTTGCGTGTCCTGCAGCGCCGtcctgcaacaaaaacagagcgaCGACGTCTCTTCACACGGCAGACGGGAGTCATGGAGCTCAGGTGTATCGTTGTGTTGTTGGGCCTGAGCCTGGTGAGACTTATTTCAGTCTTCAgtgaatcatttttaaataatttgttctAATTGTTT includes the following:
- the si:ch211-247n2.1 gene encoding calcium-activated potassium channel subunit beta-2 isoform X1 — encoded protein: MLGDNCSDSPTVNFCLTPPSEIRWVVPSGSNGGLQFPHSSHTMFLWAGSKATDGRSDQRSIYQKIREYEVLDRRKTVTALRAGEDRAILLGLSMVFLSVMMYFVLGITILRSYSDSVWTDETSCTIVNCTIVWDVNCSYSCGAECWKGSRYPCLQVYVSLNSSGKVIRLFHNEETQDSNPECFYIPKCHKDYAATHAIVQNISERLRSQHTVQCFVDPKDRTGSAIMTQIYGQVAVFHSLFWPSCTLIGGTIIIAMVKLTQYLSIMSERLNRIKT
- the si:ch211-247n2.1 gene encoding calcium-activated potassium channel subunit beta-2 isoform X2; this translates as MFLWAGSKATDGRSDQRSIYQKIREYEVLDRRKTVTALRAGEDRAILLGLSMVFLSVMMYFVLGITILRSYSDSVWTDETSCTIVNCTIVWDVNCSYSCGAECWKGSRYPCLQVYVSLNSSGKVIRLFHNEETQDSNPECFYIPKCHKDYAATHAIVQNISERLRSQHTVQCFVDPKDRTGSAIMTQIYGQVAVFHSLFWPSCTLIGGTIIIAMVKLTQYLSIMSERLNRIKT